The proteins below come from a single Metarhizium brunneum chromosome 1, complete sequence genomic window:
- the KCC1 gene encoding Calcium/calmodulin-dependent protein kinase: MSFAGMLNRLHGQPESYDKKSKYKFGRTLGAGTYGVVREADGPSGKVAIKIILKKNVKGNEKMVYDELDMLQRLKHPHIVKFVDWFESRDKFYIVTQLATGGELFDRICDQGKFTELDASQTIKQIMTAVDYLHDNDVVHRDLKPENLLYVTREPDSDLVLADFGIAKTLDSKEETLKTMAGSFGYAAPEVMEQKGHGKPVDMWSMGVITYTLLCGYSPFRSENLRDLLRECTAAPVPFHERYWKDVSPDAKDFIMGLIVPEPEKRWTSKEALGHIWLSGKNATDHNLLPELEAYRRRARLRRVIEIVKLQNRIAKLKEHEEDPSESDMGDAQGASDNHKGDGSRLHALGLFALREAKQKQESLQVEEELEKESRRRSFSNA; encoded by the exons ATGAGTT TCGCGGGGATGCTTAACCGGCTACACGGCCAGCCCGAGAGCTACGACAAGAA ATCCAAGTATAAATTTGGTCGAACTCTAGGCGCCGGCACCTACGGGGTTGTTCGCGAAGCAGACGGCCCCTCGGGCAAGGTAGCCATCAAGATCatcttgaagaagaatgtcaagggAAATGAGAAGATGGTAtacgacgagctcgacatGCTCCAGAGGCTAAAACACCCGCATATCGTCAAGTTTGTTGATTGGTTCGAGTCGCGC GACAAGTTTTACATCGTCACTCAATTAGCTACTGGCGGGGAGCTGTTCGACCGAATTTGCGACCAGGGCAAGTTCACAGAGCTCGACGCTTCTCAAACCATCAAGCAAATCATGACCGCTGTCGACTATCTGCATGATAATGACGTTGTCCATAGAG ATCTTAAACCGGAAAATCTTCTCTATGTTACACGCGAGCCGGATTCCGATCTTGTGCTTGCAGACTTTGGCATCGCAAAGACCTTGGACAGCAAGGAGGAGACCTTGAAGACCATGGCTGGATCTTTCGGTTACGCTGCGCCTGAGGTgatggagcaaaagggccatggcaagccTGTAGACATGTGGTCCATGGGCGTCATCACATATACCCTGCTTTGCGGGTACTCCCCATTCCGCAGTGAGAACCTTCGCGATCTACTACGTGAATGCACTGCCGCACCAGTACCGTTTCACGAGCGCTACTGGAAGGACGTCAGTCCGGATGCCAAAGATTTCATTATGGGTCTTATTGTTCCAGAACCCGAGAAGCGTTGGACTAGCAAG GAAGCCCTGGGCCATATCTGGTTGAGCGGCAAGAACGCCACCGATCACAACTTGCTGCCCGAGCTCGAGGCCTACCGAAGAAGAGCACGCCTTCGCCGTGTCATTGAAATTGTCAAGCTCCAGAATCGCattgccaagctcaaggaacACGAGGAGGACCCTTCCGAGTCCGATATGGGCGATGCCCAAGGCGCATCTGATAATCACAAGGGTGACGGCTCCAGGTTGCATGCCCTGGGACTATTTGCCCTTCGTGAAGCCAAACAGAAGCAAGAAAGTCTCCAAGTGGAAGAGGAATTAGAGAAGGAGAGCAGAAGGCGCAGTTTTAGCAACGCCTAG
- the Vps33a gene encoding Vacuolar protein sorting-associated protein 33A, which produces MAPRTEFSTEQVRAKARKDLLYLLEGVRGKKNLVFDKSLVGPVGTIVKVNTLQEYGVDKFFVLENDNVDASQHNVVFIARGECGRHAENIANQIKRVRRQSSTSHEFHIFWVPRRTLVSDQLLEEAGVLGDASISELPLFFFPLERDVLSLELDDSFKDLYLSKDVTPNYLLARALMEVQKNHGLFPRMIGKGDNAKKISDLLVRMRQELLAGEDTSDSNKPGLTPSSTNESVIIIDREVDFVTPLLTQLTYEGLIDEVFEIQNNQTKVDTTIVGAPARSSAATTQGRKETVPLDSSDKLYDQLRDANFAIVGGMLNKVARRLQQVQSDYETKHKTKTLAELKEFVAQLPGYQQEHRSVRIHTGIAEEIIKRTRTDEFRGLLEVQQNLAAGAEPSSQFDGIEELIARDAPIRETLRLLCIYSCISGGIKPREYDQFRKLVLHGYGYQHLLTLHNLEKLHLFLSRSSPLAGVIPMTGNAGATGTKTNYTYLRKQLRLIVDEVQEDDPNDIAYVYSGYAPLSIRLVQCVLQKQYLLSFAKGGSAANAGVAAAAATSQGWHGFDEAVKHVRGQTFYELQTGEDKAVKARALLSGGSAKQTVFVVFVGGITFTEIAALRFIAKQDEGRRNIIICTTSIISGNRMMDAAIETGSYARESPSVEGERR; this is translated from the exons atggctcctCGTACCGAGTTCAGTACGGAGCAAGTTCGAGCCAAGGCCCGCAAAGACTTGCTCTATTTACTCGAGGGC GTCCGCGGCAAGAAGAATCTCGTCTTTGACAAGAGCTTAGTCGGTCCCGTTGGAACGATTGTTAAAGTCAATACGCTCCAGGAGTATGGAGTCGACAAGTTCTTCGTCTTGGAAAATGATAATGTCGATGCCAGCCAGCATAATGTAGTATTCATTGCTCGAGGAGAGTGCGGACGTCACGCCGAGAACATAGCCA ACCAAATAAAACGAGTCCGACGCCAGAGCTCTACAAGCCATGAATTTCACATCTTTTGGGTCCCTCGTCGCACCTTGGTGTCGGACCAACTTCTAGAAGAAGCAGGCGTATTGGGCGATGCGAGCATTTCAGAACTCCCGTTATTCTTCTTTCCGCTGGAGAGAGACGTTTTATCCCTAGAACTAGATGATTCCTTCAAAGACCTGTACCTCTCCAAAGATGTCACACCCAACTACCTCTTGGCAAGGGCCTTGATGGAAGTCCAGAAGAATCACGGCTTATTTCCTCGAATGATTGGAAAAGGCGATAACGCAAAGAAGATATCTGACCTTCTAGTTCGCATGCGCCAGGAACTCCTCGCGGGCGAAGATACGAGCGACTCGAACAAGCCCGGCTTAACGCCCAGTTCGACAAACGAGAGCGTCATCATAATTGACCGTGAGGTAGATTTTGTTACCCCTCTTCTCACGCAGCTGACCTACGAAGGTCTGATAGACGAAGTATTCGAAATTCAGAATAACCAAACCAAGGTGGACACAACCATTGTTGGGGCTCCAGCTCGGTCATCTGCTGCCACTACGCAGGGGCGGAAGGAGACGGTCCCCCTAGACTCTAGCGACAAGCTGTACGATCAATTACGAGATGCCAACTTCGCCATCGTTGGCGGGATGCTCAACAAGGTTGCCCGGCGGCTGCAGCAGGTCCAGTCTGACTATGAGACCAAGCATAAGACAAAAACATTGGCCGAACTCAAGGAGTTTGTTGCTCAATTGCCTGGGTATCAGCAAGAGCATCGAAGTGTTCGAATCCATACAGGTATCGCTGAGGAAATAATCAAGCGTACCAGAACCGACGAGTTCAGGGGCTTACTAGAAGTGCAGCAGAATCTTGCTGCTGGTGCAGAGCCCTCCTCTCAATTCGATGGCATCGAGGAGCTCATAGCGCGGGATGCGCCTATTCGTGAGACTCTCAGGCTATTGTGCATTTACTCCTGTATTTCTGGGGGCATCAAGCCAAGGGAGTATGACCAGTTTCGAAAGCTTGTCTTGCACGGGTACGGATATCAACATCTCCTGACGCTTCACAACTTGGAAAAGTTACACCTCTTCCTTTCTCGATCCTCTCCCCTTGCTGGAGTGATCCCTATGACCGGTAATGCAGGGGCAACGGGTACCAAAACGAACTACACCTATTTACGAAAGCAGCTGCGGCTCATTGTCGATGAGGTTCAAGAAGATGACCCCAACGATATTGCCTACGTATATAGCGGGTACGCCCCTCTATCTATCCGTCTAGTTCAGTGCGTTCTGCAAAAGCAATATTTGTTGTCGTTCGCGAAGGGCGGCAGTGCTGCAAATGCTGgtgtcgccgccgcggcggccacAAGTCAGGGCTGGCATGGCTTTGATGAAGCGGTCAAGCATGTCCGCGGGCAGACATTCTACGAGCTTCAAACTGGTGAAGACAAGGCGGTGAAGGCTCGTGCACTCCTATCAGGAGGCAGTGCAAAGCAAACTGTGTTTGTCGTTTTCGTGGGTGGCATCACATTTACCGAAATTGCTGCACTTCGCTTCATAGCCAAGCAAGATGAAG GCCGAAGaaacatcatcatctgtaCGACATCCATAATCAGCGGCAACAGGATGATGGACGCTGCGATAGAGACCGGCTCATACGCAAGAGAGTCACCGTCAGTCGAAGGTGAACGTCGTTGA